The Chryseobacterium indologenes genomic sequence AAGATTCTGATACAGACCTTTAATCCTGATCATTCCGTTTTTCAGCTCATCAAGCTGAATAATCCGGCAAAAATCTATAAGTATATCCTTACCGAGCGTCAAAAATTTCATTATCCGCCGTTTACCAAGCTGATTATGATCGAACTGAAGCATATAAAAGATGATAAAGTAGACCGTGCCTCACAATTCTTAGGTTCTGTATTAAGAAAATACCTGCCGGAAGACTGTATTTTAGGCCCTGAAAGAGCACAGATTGCAAGGCTGAATAACTTATATCAATTCCAGATTCTGCTTAAATTACCTCGTGGAAAAAACTATGAGAAGTTCAAGAATATGGTTTTGTTAAGTTTGAAAGAATTTGACGAAATTACTGCTTATCAAAGCATTAAAAAAGATGTTTTTGTTGATTTTTAACAAAATTTAACAAATTTTACACTCTTTTATAAGAGCCCCATAACCCTTTTTCTCACAATAATTTCTACTTTTGGACGTTGATTAAGTGTTTGACCGTTATATTGAATGATTTAACTTATCGTTTTTTATAGCCTCAAACTATAGAACAAAAAAAGGATAGATGGTAAATTACAGAAAATATATTTCAAGTGCGGCGGTATTGGCTTCTGGTTTTTTCCTGGCTCAATCTACCGTTTCTACCGTTCTTTATTCTCAAAATTATGACAATCAGAAAAACAGTTTAAACCTCCCTTCACCCGTTAGCTCGGTAGCGGAGAGAGCTGTATTGTCGGCTAAAGAACTCGTAGATATTAATGTAAACACAATGATGGCGGATCCTGTGCTGAAAAATGCAACATGGGGATTCGTAGTGTATGATCCGAAAACGAAGAAAGTGATCTCTTCGTACAATGAAAGCACTCCGTTGGTGCCTGCTTCTACCACGAAGCTGCTTACCACAGAAACGGCGATGAATCTTTTAGGGGAAAACTACCGTTGGATCACCCAGCTGGAATATTCCGGTACAGTGGACGAAAACGGTACATTAAATGGAAATCTGTATGTTGTAGGCAGTGGAGACCCGTCTTTAGGAACCAATAAAGCAGGGGCATGGTCATACAGAGACATTATTTCAGATTTTATAGGAGGACTTTCGCGTGAAGGAATCAGAAAGGTAAATGGTGATATTATCATTCAGACAGCGCTTTTCAAAGGCAATATTTCAATGCTTCCGGAAAATGTTGTATGGTTGGAAAATAATAATTACTATCTGCCGGCAGGTACAACACAAGGAATCAATCCGGCCAACGAAAAACTGATCGTAAAAAAAGCAAGCTTCTCACCGGAAAAGAAATTCTTCTACGTTTCACCTTACGCCCATCAGATGGTGTACGCAGAGAAGTATGACGGTGAAGGTATTCTTACAACAAAACTTCCTGATGCTCCGGCTTATCTGGCCAATTCTTTCAGAACTACATTGGTGAAAAGCGGAATTCCCGTTACAGGAAAAGTAAGCCCGAAAATGACTGATGCAACTCCTGAGAACAGAAAAATGATTTCAGCATACAAGTCTCCTACTTTGGGTGATATTATATATTACACCAACCAGCATAGTGATAATTCACTGGCTGAAGCTCTGTTGAAAACGGTTGGGTTCCAGAAGTTGGGTGACCAGACTTCAGAATCAGGAAGAACAGTAGTAACAGGACATCTAAGAGAAGTTGGTTTTGATATGGATGGGTTGAATTATATGGATGGAAGCGGCCTTTCAAGAGGGAATAACGTGACACCGATTTCTCAGGTGAAGTTTTTAACTTCTTTGATGGATGAGAAATATTATAAGTCTTACCTTAAGTCATTACCTGTTGGCGGACAATCGGGAACTTTAAAAAGAATGTTTAACGGAGAAGGAAACGGGCAGATTTTTGCTAAAACAGGAACTTTAAATAAAGTAAAGACTTTAGCAGGGTATCTTAAAACCAATTCCGGAAAAACGTTGGTCTTTTCCCTGATGGTAAATAATTATGCCGGATCAGTAGATATGGTGAAGAAAAGAATGGAGAAAATTCTTGAACCTGCATTGAATCTTTAGAAAAATTATTATTTTATATATTGTAAGAGCCTTTTAATTATTGATTAAAAGGTTTTTTTTATATTTGAATTATAATTTTTAAAATGAAAAAAATATACTTTCTGATGTTGGGATGGCTAATGTTTCAACAGGCTTACGGACAGAAAAACGAGCTTAATATTGAAATGAAAGGGATACGGGAAAAAGAAATGAAGTCTTTTGCGAATAAAATGGCAGCAGGCAATACCAATCCCAATACACTTACCTATGATTTGCAGTACCAGAGGATGGATGTCACATTGAATCCTGCTGTTAACAGTATTTCAGGATCTGTTACCTCACATTTTAAACCTAATCAGGCTATCGGAAGTATTTATTTTGACCTGAATAATACCCTGACGGTTTCTCAGGTACAATACCACGGAGGTAATCTTGCTTTTCAGCAGCTTGCGACAAAAGAGATTAAAATTGATTTTCCGTCATCTGTTCCTGCCAATATTTCAGATTCGCTGACAATCACGTATTCCGGAGTTCCGTCTCCAACCTACGGTGCTTTTTTAGCAGGAAATCAGGGGGAGCGCCTATCATTTCGACCTTAAGTGAACCTTATGGAGCCCAGGACTGGTTCCCGACCAAGCAAAGTTTGAATGATAAGATCGAAAAGTTTGATTTTAAAATTACAACCCCTCAGCAATATAGCGTGGCAGCCAATGGGAAATTGATGTCTGAAACCATTCAGAACGGGCAGAAACTTACTTTCTGGAGAACTATGTATCCTACACCGGCTTATCTGATCGCTTTAGCGGTTACTAATTTTGTGAAGTCCACCGATACCATTGGAAATCCTCCGTTTCCTTTTGTAAACTATATTTTCCCGTCTACCAATAATGATAATACGAGTCTGGCCAATATTCAATGGACCAAACAGATCATGAATACTTTTGAAAATTATTTTGGTGCGTATCCGTTCCGAAATGAAAAATATGGCCATATGGAATACATTAACGGAGGAGGAATGGAGCATCAGACGATGTCATCCATGGGAGGATGGAGTAAGACACTTATTGCCCATGAGCTTGCCCATCAGTGGTTTGGTGATAAGGTAACCTGTGGTGCCTGGAACGATATATGGCTGAATGAAGGTTTTGCTACCTTCGGAGAACATGTTGCCTATGAAAAACTAATCATGACCAATGCTGAATTTATGAGTTATTTAGCCGGTCAGATTGATTACATTACAGGTAGTGTCGGAGGAAGTACGTATGTTCCTGATGCCAGTCTTACCAATGTCAACAGAATATTTGACAGCAGATTAAGCTATGCAAAAGGAGGCTATGTGTTGCGAATGATGAAATGGATATTGGGTGATGATGTTTTTTATCAGGCCCTTAAAGACTATCATGCCAGACCTGCGTTAGCCTATAATTATGTGCGGACTTCAGATTTAAATGCATCTTTTCTTCAATCTACAGGAAAAGATTTCACTGAATTTTTTAATGACTGGATTTATGGTCAGGGATATCCTACCTATACTATTAAATGGAAGCAGACAGGAAATCAGATTCTGCTAAATGTTTCCCAAACGCAAAGCCATTCATCGGTGAGCTTTTTTGAAATGCCTTTACCGGTAAAAGTGAATGGAACAGGAGGGCAAACCGCTTATTTGGTTTTAAATAATAATTCAAATAATCAAAATTTTGTAGAAGCTGTACCTTTCCCGATCGCGAGTGTTCAGTTCAATTATGACTATCAGCTGTTAGAAAAAAACTCTACCGTTACTCAGGATAATACGTTGAGTGTTTCTTCCGTACAGAAAGATGAATTTGCTTTATATCCGAATCCTGCGAAAAACGAATTATATCTGAAAGGAGTTAAAAAGGAGACGAAATTCTCTATTCATGCGATCGATGGGAGATTGGTGAGAGAAGGTATTTATCAACCCGGAAAAACAATCGGAGTTTCAGATCTTGAGCCCGGAGCTTATGTCTTTACAGTTAAAGAGAAAAATATTAAATTTATTAAACAGTAAAAAAACAAAGAAGCTTTCAGATTTGAAAGCTTCTTTGTTTTTTTGAGGCTCTTGTTCCCCGTGATTTGGCTATTTTTATTTTATATTGAAACCATTTTTCTTTAAAAAGCCGACGCATTATAGTGTCAAAGTTTTTGGTGAATATCAGATTTTTAAAACCACGCCACTTTTCAATAAGTGCTGTGGGAAGTGCTCTGACTGATACCGAATATCCTTCTGTTTCATATTGTATATAATGCCACCATCCGGAGGGAATATAAAGTGTTTCACCGGGATGTAATACTGCCTCGTAACCATTTAAATAGAGCAATCCCGGAAATTCCCGGTAATCAGGATTTTTGATATTAGGTAAACTGTGGAAATTATAAGGCAGCTTATACATGAGATCAGACTGTTCCCAGGGAAAGAGCCAGACCCTTTTGATGCCCTTAAACTGAGTCATAAAAACATGGGACATGTCTATATCGATATGGTTCCTGGTAATTGAGCCCTGGCCGCCAAAAAACATGAAAGGAAGCCACTTTAAAATTTTACCGTTGGTAAGGTCATTATAAAGAATATCTTTCTTGAGTTCAGGTTTAATGGTAAGCAGGTTAAATAAAAATAACCTGTGTTCTGTGGGGGCCGTACTGATCTCATTCAAATAATCAGAAAAAGTTGTCTGTGCAATAGGATCACTGGCAACCCTGTCTATGGATTCCAGCTCGCTCCCGTAAATATTGACTTTATGATCTCCGGCTATCTTTTTGAAATAATCATAATTCCACTTTTCAAATGCCGGACTTTCCGAACTGACAAAGTCTTCAATAATAAGGGGAAGTCTTGGCTTCATATAATTGTTGATGAAATTTTTCGAATTCAACTTCTTTGCTTTTTGTACCGGCTCTAATCTCATGTTCTCAAATTTTAAACAAATATAATTATTATCCTACTATTTTTGTAGACTAATAATGTTAAAACTGAGTTTGAAATGACATTTTTAGAATTAAGCTTATAAAAGGTTTTATTTTACGGCCTTTTTAGTAAATTAGCACATCTAAAAAATTACTAAAAATGATCTCTGAAAAATATCTTCAACATTTACAGAATGAACTTCAAAATATTGAGAATGACGGACTTTACAAAAGAGAAAGAATCATCACTTCTCAGCAAAGCGCAGAAATTGAGGCGAACGGAAAAAAGCTTTTAAACTTCTGTGCCAATAATTACCTGGGATTATCAAACAATCCGGAAGTGATGAAAGCTTCTCAGGATATGATTGAATCTCACGGATACGGAATGTCTTCCGTACGTTTTATCTGTGGAACACAGGATATTCATAAAGAACTGGAGAAAAAAATTGCCGACTTCCTTGGTCTTGAAGATACAATCCTTTATGCTGCGGCTTTTGATGCCAACGGAGGAGTTTTTGAACCTTTATTTACCGAAGAGGATGCGATTATTTCAGATGAACTGAATCATGCTTCTATTATCGATGGCGTGCGTCTTTGTAAAGCGGCAAGATATAGATATAAAAACAATAATATGGCTGACCTGGAAGCTCAGTTAATTGCAGCTTCTGAAAAGAATCACCGATTTAAGATTATCGTAACAGACGGAGTGTTCTCAATGGATGGTATTGTGGCAGACTTAAAAGGAGTTTGTGACCTTGCTGATAAATATGATGCTTTGGTAATGGTAGATGATTCTCATGCTACAGGTTTCATCGGGAAAACAGGTCGTGGAACTCATGAAGCGAATGAGGTGATGGGCAGAGTGGATATTATCACTTCTACATTAGGAAAAGCTCTGGGAGGTGCTTTAGGAGGGTTTACTTCCGGAAAGAAAGAGATCATAGATATGTTGAGACAGCGTTGCGTCCTTATTTATTCTCTAATTCATTAGCTCCCGGAATTGTAGGGGCAGCTTTGAAGGTATTGGATATGATCTCGGATGATACTACACTTCGTGATAAAGTAATGGAGAATGCAGACTATTTCAGAACAGAAATGAAAGCAAAAGGTTTTGATATTCCTGATGGTGATGCTGCCATTGTTCCGGTGATGTTATATGATGCTCCGCTTTCCCAGAAAATGGCTGAAAAGCTGATGGATGAAGGAATCTATGTAATCGGATTCTTTTATCCGGTGGTGCCGAAAGGAAAAGCAAGAATCAGGGTACAGTTATCTGCTGCCCATACAAAAGAACATTTGGACAAGGCTATTGCTGCTTTTGAAAAAGTAGGGAAGGAACTTGGAGTGATCGCTTAGCAGTACGACCTGATCCGAACAATAAAAATATACTCTTCGGCTCGGCAGCTTCGCTGCCCGAGCCGAAGTATTTTTTATATAATTCTGTTTTACTTATATCTTCCTGATCAAAAGAAAATTATTTTTAACAATTACATAATAAGCTTATCTTTGCTTTTAATTTTTTCTGAATGCTTTATACAATAATCAAAGCGCTGCACATTATTTTTATGGTAAGCTATTTTGCGGGAATTTTTTATCTCGTGAGGATTTTCGTGTACTATAAAGATACCGATGAATTTCCGGAAGAAAAGAAGAAAATTCTCAGAGAGCAGTATACGTTTATGGCCAGAAGACTGTGGAATATCATTACGGTTCCTGCAGGAGTTATTATGGCTGTATGTGGTGTTGTGATGATCTTTTTAAATCCGGGGCTTATGAAAATGGGATGGTTTCACTTAAAACTCACATTTCTGATCGGACTCGCTGCCTATCATTACTGGTGCTG encodes the following:
- the dacB gene encoding D-alanyl-D-alanine carboxypeptidase/D-alanyl-D-alanine-endopeptidase — translated: MVNYRKYISSAAVLASGFFLAQSTVSTVLYSQNYDNQKNSLNLPSPVSSVAERAVLSAKELVDINVNTMMADPVLKNATWGFVVYDPKTKKVISSYNESTPLVPASTTKLLTTETAMNLLGENYRWITQLEYSGTVDENGTLNGNLYVVGSGDPSLGTNKAGAWSYRDIISDFIGGLSREGIRKVNGDIIIQTALFKGNISMLPENVVWLENNNYYLPAGTTQGINPANEKLIVKKASFSPEKKFFYVSPYAHQMVYAEKYDGEGILTTKLPDAPAYLANSFRTTLVKSGIPVTGKVSPKMTDATPENRKMISAYKSPTLGDIIYYTNQHSDNSLAEALLKTVGFQKLGDQTSESGRTVVTGHLREVGFDMDGLNYMDGSGLSRGNNVTPISQVKFLTSLMDEKYYKSYLKSLPVGGQSGTLKRMFNGEGNGQIFAKTGTLNKVKTLAGYLKTNSGKTLVFSLMVNNYAGSVDMVKKRMEKILEPALNL
- a CDS encoding cupin-like domain-containing protein, with protein sequence MRLEPVQKAKKLNSKNFINNYMKPRLPLIIEDFVSSESPAFEKWNYDYFKKIAGDHKVNIYGSELESIDRVASDPIAQTTFSDYLNEISTAPTEHRLFLFNLLTIKPELKKDILYNDLTNGKILKWLPFMFFGGQGSITRNHIDIDMSHVFMTQFKGIKRVWLFPWEQSDLMYKLPYNFHSLPNIKNPDYREFPGLLYLNGYEAVLHPGETLYIPSGWWHYIQYETEGYSVSVRALPTALIEKWRGFKNLIFTKNFDTIMRRLFKEKWFQYKIKIAKSRGTRASKKQRSFQI
- a CDS encoding CopD family protein, which translates into the protein MLYTIIKALHIIFMVSYFAGIFYLVRIFVYYKDTDEFPEEKKKILREQYTFMARRLWNIITVPAGVIMAVCGVVMIFLNPGLMKMGWFHLKLTFLIGLAAYHYWCWKKVLQLKELNGNTLGIPNIKLRQANEIATFILFLVVFTVILKSMVIEYWWQLIAGFFVLVFLIMMTVKLVNKNKKNK